In Colletotrichum destructivum chromosome 1, complete sequence, the sequence ACTCACTTAAACCCCTGTCCAATGAGAAGATGAGTTCGACAAGCCTGCCCCCCTTGGTTCGAACGTACTCGGCCTTGACCCTTGGGCTATCCGGGGCGACACATAGTCCATTAGCCATCATTTTTCCAAGTTTTTATGTCTCCGTTACTGTCCGGGGAAACGCTTGCTGCTCACCATCACTCCTCCAAGTCGGCTATCGCTGCCAGCTGAAAGCCCGTCCCCGAATTCGTCTAGCAAGCCCGTCCACAAATAGTCTTCTGCTCGCCTCTCCGGAATAAGGGAGAGGCGCAAGAGTCGGAAGTAATGGCAGCCCTAGAAACTGATATCAGCACCGCAACTCAAGGAGGTTCTTTCGACATCTTCTGACAACAGTGTCCCAGAGAGCCTGGACTATCTTGGCGTAACAACCCGGGCTATATCGCCTTTCGATGCTTTTCATCTAATGTTCGGTTGGGATACATACGTCCCGGGACATTCCCCGCCTTTGGATCCCCGGCTTGGTCCAGACCAGGCGTCCGAGAGGGAAGTTCGGAGCGGGAGAGCCCATACTCGCAACGAGTTTGGCAACGCCCAAGGGGACGCAATCCAAGGCGCGATGAACATGGTCCCTTCGCTACCAACACATTCATACCGTACGTACTCGATACCTCTCCCCTCTAACTAACACTAAAACCTGAATGCCTCATCACCAGGCGACCACGGATCTCCTGCCGACCTCCATGGTAGCTTCCAAACCGGCCTTGTCGGGACTTCCGAAATGCAAGGCTACACCGGAATGCCCAATGTGCCGTCGTCAAACACCAACGATGCCAATGCGACACGCATGGCGGATTCGGTCGATGAGACCCTACAACCCAAGCCCTCAGGTGGCAGCAACAGGCGCAGGGTTCGAAACTACGCAGTCGACGACACAGGCTCGGTTGACG encodes:
- a CDS encoding Putative CCAAT/enhancer-binding protein C/EBP, with the translated sequence MFGWDTYVPGHSPPLDPRLGPDQASEREVRSGRAHTRNEFGNAQGDAIQGAMNMVPSLPTHSYRDHGSPADLHGSFQTGLVGTSEMQGYTGMPNVPSSNTNDANATRMADSVDETLQPKPSGGSNRRRVRNYAVDDTGSVDEDNSSTIRRQRNNIAARRYRQKGRDRIAELESALRVVEEERDRLKLELARKEAEVDALREVLRK